In the genome of Bradyrhizobium sp. CIAT3101, one region contains:
- a CDS encoding NADPH:quinone oxidoreductase family protein: MKAILCSQYCQPDDLVLADVPDPVAGPGEAVIAIKAAALNFFDILMIQGKYQIKPPFPFSPAAEVAGVIESIGPGVTDLKVGDRVVASCGHNGAREKIALPAAGIVKIPDNLDYDRAAGIIIIYGTALHALEDRASPKPGETLAVLGAAGGTGLAACELGKLMGLKVIACASSDEKLAFAKAHGAELTLNYGKEDLKEGLRKLTGGKGVDIIFDPVGGAYAEQALRSIAWEGRFLVIGFAAGDIPKMPLNLALLKGCDIRGVFWGAWTRQNPEKNRANLEKLVKWTAEGKISSHVDRTFPLAQTADALKVLAGRQAMGKVILHP, encoded by the coding sequence ATGAAAGCCATCCTCTGCTCGCAATATTGCCAGCCCGACGATCTCGTGCTCGCCGATGTGCCGGATCCGGTGGCTGGTCCCGGCGAAGCCGTGATCGCGATCAAGGCGGCGGCGCTGAACTTCTTCGATATCCTGATGATTCAGGGCAAGTACCAGATCAAGCCGCCGTTCCCGTTCTCGCCGGCCGCTGAAGTCGCAGGCGTGATCGAGAGCATCGGCCCCGGTGTCACCGACCTCAAGGTCGGCGATCGCGTTGTCGCCTCTTGCGGCCACAACGGCGCGCGCGAAAAGATCGCGCTGCCGGCGGCAGGAATCGTGAAGATCCCCGACAATCTCGACTATGACCGCGCGGCCGGCATCATCATCATCTACGGCACCGCGCTGCATGCGCTGGAAGATCGCGCGAGCCCGAAGCCGGGTGAGACGCTCGCAGTGCTGGGCGCTGCCGGCGGCACCGGCCTCGCTGCTTGCGAGCTCGGCAAGCTGATGGGCCTGAAGGTCATCGCCTGCGCCTCGTCGGACGAGAAGCTCGCATTCGCCAAAGCGCATGGCGCCGAGCTGACGCTGAACTACGGCAAGGAAGATTTGAAGGAAGGCCTGCGCAAACTCACCGGCGGCAAGGGCGTCGACATCATCTTCGATCCGGTGGGTGGTGCCTATGCCGAGCAGGCGCTGCGCTCAATCGCCTGGGAAGGCCGCTTCCTCGTGATCGGCTTTGCCGCCGGCGACATTCCCAAGATGCCGCTGAATCTCGCGTTGCTAAAGGGCTGCGACATCCGCGGCGTGTTCTGGGGTGCCTGGACCCGGCAGAATCCGGAGAAGAACCGCGCCAATCTCGAGAAGCTCGTGAAGTGGACGGCGGAAGGAAAGATCTCTTCCCATGTCGACCGCACCTTCCCGCTGGCGCAGACCGCCGACGCATTGAAGGTGCTCGCGGGACGCCAGGCCATGGGCAAGGTGATCCTGCATCCGTGA
- the rlmN gene encoding 23S rRNA (adenine(2503)-C(2))-methyltransferase RlmN, which yields MQPTTEPRDAILVEKTPLETYVPPARPSLIGLSRTELADRLGDIGVAPAQRKMRVQQLWHWLYFRGAQSFDDMTSISKGIRAELAQHFTVDRPEVVAEQISNDGTRKWLLRLPSGDNVEKAHEVECVYIPETDRGTLCVSSQVGCTLNCSFCHTGTQRLVRNLTAGEIVGQIMVARDRLNDWADREDGTRRVTNIVMMGMGEPLYNFDAVRDALLIVGDNEGIGISRRRITLSTSGVVPNIVRAGEEIGVMLAISLHAVRDELRNELVPLNRKYPIKELLQACRDYPGASNARRITFEYVMLKGVNDSLDDAKLLVKLLKGIHAKINLIPFNPWPGTAYECSDWDQIEKFSEYIFNAGYSSPVRTPRGRDILAACGQLKSETEKLSARERQALRAMAMTD from the coding sequence ATGCAACCGACGACCGAGCCGCGCGACGCAATCCTGGTGGAGAAGACCCCACTCGAAACCTATGTGCCGCCGGCAAGACCGTCGCTGATCGGGCTGTCGCGCACCGAGCTTGCCGATCGACTCGGCGACATCGGCGTTGCGCCCGCGCAGCGCAAGATGCGGGTGCAGCAGCTGTGGCACTGGCTCTATTTCCGCGGTGCCCAGAGCTTCGACGACATGACCTCGATCTCGAAGGGCATTCGTGCCGAGCTGGCGCAGCACTTCACGGTCGACCGGCCCGAAGTCGTGGCCGAGCAGATCTCCAATGACGGCACCCGCAAATGGCTGCTGCGGCTGCCGAGCGGCGACAATGTCGAGAAGGCGCATGAAGTCGAGTGCGTCTACATTCCCGAGACCGACCGCGGCACGCTCTGCGTCTCCTCGCAGGTCGGCTGCACCCTGAATTGCTCGTTCTGCCACACCGGCACGCAGCGCCTGGTGCGCAACCTCACCGCCGGCGAGATCGTGGGTCAGATCATGGTCGCGCGCGATCGCCTCAATGATTGGGCCGATCGCGAGGACGGCACGCGCCGCGTCACCAACATCGTGATGATGGGCATGGGCGAGCCGCTCTACAATTTCGACGCGGTGCGTGATGCGCTCTTGATCGTCGGCGACAATGAAGGCATCGGCATCTCCCGCCGCCGCATCACGCTGTCGACGTCGGGCGTGGTGCCGAACATCGTGCGCGCCGGCGAGGAGATCGGCGTCATGCTCGCGATCTCGCTGCATGCGGTGCGCGATGAGCTGCGCAACGAGCTGGTGCCGCTCAACCGAAAATACCCGATCAAGGAACTGCTGCAGGCCTGCCGCGACTATCCCGGCGCCTCGAACGCACGCCGCATTACCTTCGAATATGTGATGCTCAAGGGCGTCAACGATTCGCTCGACGATGCCAAGCTGCTGGTCAAGTTGCTCAAGGGCATTCACGCCAAGATCAATCTGATCCCGTTCAATCCCTGGCCCGGTACGGCCTATGAATGCTCGGACTGGGACCAGATCGAAAAATTCTCCGAATACATCTTCAACGCCGGCTATTCCTCGCCGGTGCGCACCCCGCGTGGCCGCGACATTCTCGCCGCCTGCGGCCAGCTCAAGTCGGAGACCGAAAAGCTGTCGGCCCGCGAGCGCCAGGCGCTGCGCGCGATGGCGATGACGGATTAG
- a CDS encoding OmpA family protein encodes MTNLRLLLLATTALTAMQFASSASHAQSAPPLVVAQAQPELGPDGKPKQPPKEAPKGPPPAARPAAPPPPAAPPPAPPKAPAAPPPAAAPPHPPAAPPPAAAPARPTPPPPPPATHQAPPPPPPPPAAPKAPTPPPAAAPQQHAPTPPPPPAAAPQQHAPTPTPPPAAAPARPATSPTPPPPPAAATPPSAGPAARPAPAATPVPTPTPTPSPAAPAARPATTPAAPTTTPTATPAPGTTPPGRPGGAPPAAGAPAPGATPAPGGTPTTPSGRPGPGGPPAAGTPAPGATPAPTATPAPGGAVTQPPGRQGGAPAGAPAAGAPPVAPQAGAGPRPPAPPPGAAAPTVVPATPAAAPPPDKAQYAPPTVQPAFRAAPTIAAPLPPPPRPPQRDLTPLAFGAGVVAGAVIGATIADYRNQRQEVVEGGRTVYTEPDRIIIRDPGGQEYVRGNDLYRFRYGARDIRTETVGGETRTVVIRPDGSEVITVVGPDGSLLRRIRRDPRGQELVIIDNSYRDPRAVGGFYVDVPPPVVNIPYDRYIVDAQEATPDVIYETMEAPPVQRIERRYSLDEIRYSPNVRMAMPSIDVNTINFETGSWTIPPDQAARLQVIADGLNRAIQRNPREVFLIEGHTDAVGNDVDNLSLSDRRAQSAAELLTQQFGVPAENLTSQGYGKQYLKEQTDGPSRINRRVTVRRITPLLNGGTASLPPPPPGTTPPRQ; translated from the coding sequence ATGACCAACCTTCGTCTCTTGCTGCTTGCCACGACGGCTCTGACCGCGATGCAATTTGCAAGCTCCGCATCGCATGCGCAAAGCGCGCCGCCGCTCGTGGTCGCGCAGGCCCAGCCAGAATTGGGCCCTGACGGAAAACCGAAGCAGCCTCCGAAGGAAGCGCCAAAGGGTCCGCCGCCCGCCGCGCGCCCGGCGGCACCGCCTCCGCCAGCCGCACCACCCCCTGCTCCGCCCAAGGCACCGGCCGCGCCGCCGCCGGCGGCTGCCCCGCCGCATCCGCCCGCCGCACCTCCGCCGGCTGCTGCGCCCGCACGTCCGACGCCACCGCCTCCGCCGCCCGCGACGCATCAGGCTCCGCCGCCACCCCCGCCGCCGCCTGCTGCCCCCAAGGCGCCGACGCCGCCTCCGGCCGCGGCTCCGCAACAGCACGCTCCGACACCGCCGCCGCCTCCAGCGGCAGCCCCGCAGCAGCACGCACCGACGCCGACTCCGCCGCCCGCGGCAGCACCGGCGCGCCCGGCGACCTCGCCGACACCTCCGCCTCCGCCTGCGGCAGCCACACCACCTTCAGCGGGACCTGCCGCACGGCCTGCGCCGGCGGCGACGCCAGTTCCGACCCCGACGCCCACTCCGTCGCCCGCAGCACCGGCAGCTCGCCCGGCCACGACGCCTGCTGCCCCGACGACCACTCCGACCGCGACGCCGGCGCCCGGCACCACGCCGCCCGGACGCCCCGGCGGCGCTCCTCCGGCTGCAGGGGCACCCGCTCCAGGCGCCACGCCGGCGCCAGGTGGCACCCCGACGACGCCGTCCGGACGTCCCGGCCCCGGTGGACCGCCGGCCGCAGGAACACCCGCTCCAGGCGCCACCCCGGCCCCGACGGCAACGCCGGCTCCCGGCGGCGCGGTGACCCAGCCTCCCGGACGTCAGGGTGGAGCGCCTGCCGGCGCGCCGGCAGCCGGTGCGCCGCCTGTGGCACCGCAGGCCGGCGCCGGGCCGCGTCCGCCGGCGCCGCCGCCCGGCGCCGCGGCGCCGACTGTCGTCCCTGCGACGCCAGCCGCAGCACCGCCGCCGGACAAGGCGCAATACGCCCCGCCGACGGTTCAGCCGGCCTTCCGCGCCGCGCCGACCATTGCCGCTCCGCTGCCGCCTCCGCCGCGTCCGCCGCAGCGTGACCTGACGCCGCTTGCGTTCGGCGCGGGCGTCGTGGCCGGTGCCGTGATCGGCGCTACCATCGCCGACTACCGCAATCAGCGGCAGGAGGTCGTCGAAGGCGGTCGCACCGTCTACACCGAGCCGGATCGCATCATCATCCGCGACCCGGGCGGGCAGGAATACGTCCGCGGCAACGATCTCTATCGCTTCCGCTACGGTGCCCGCGACATCCGCACCGAGACTGTCGGCGGCGAAACCCGCACCGTCGTGATCCGTCCCGATGGCAGCGAGGTGATCACCGTGGTCGGTCCGGACGGCTCGCTGCTCCGCCGAATCCGCCGGGACCCCCGCGGGCAAGAGCTTGTCATCATCGACAACAGCTACCGCGATCCGCGCGCGGTCGGCGGCTTCTATGTCGACGTACCGCCGCCGGTCGTGAACATTCCCTATGATCGCTACATCGTCGATGCCCAGGAAGCGACGCCGGACGTGATCTACGAGACCATGGAGGCACCGCCGGTGCAGCGGATCGAGCGGCGTTATTCGCTCGACGAGATCCGCTACTCGCCGAACGTCCGCATGGCGATGCCGAGCATCGACGTCAACACGATCAACTTCGAGACGGGATCGTGGACCATTCCGCCGGATCAGGCGGCGCGGCTGCAGGTGATCGCCGACGGTCTCAACCGTGCGATCCAGCGCAACCCGCGCGAGGTGTTCCTGATCGAGGGACACACCGACGCGGTCGGCAACGACGTCGACAATCTGTCGCTGTCGGATCGCCGTGCGCAGTCGGCGGCCGAATTGCTGACCCAGCAGTTCGGCGTGCCCGCGGAGAACCTGACGTCGCAGGGCTACGGCAAGCAGTACCTGAAGGAGCAGACCGACGGGCCGAGCCGCATCAACCGGCGCGTCACCGTCCGCCGCATCACGCCGCTGCTCAATGGTGGCACGGCCTCGTTGCCGCCGCCCCCGCCCGGCACCACGCCGCCGCGCCAGTAA
- a CDS encoding FkbM family methyltransferase translates to MTPDNALSSAPFGAFAPNAAQAAIIRLTQGSGLKRGAFRPWMSRLVNLLRGGPIDVQYQGASFRFYHQGSATERGALFNPDYNLDELDFLRQHTQAGGTFVDVGANVGTFALVMARQVGTNGKVVAIEPHPLTFGRLSFNHAASKATQVRLVQAAAGDRDGELMIESGGGNLGATHVVTGPASTDAIKVPSLRLTRILDEAGVTQVDSLKIDVEGFEDRVLIGFFRDAPQALWPRAVVIEHLSQNEWQQDCIADMVARGFTIARKTRSNTFLSR, encoded by the coding sequence TTGACGCCCGACAATGCCCTTTCATCCGCGCCATTCGGCGCGTTTGCGCCGAATGCCGCGCAGGCCGCGATCATTCGCCTCACGCAGGGATCGGGGCTGAAGCGCGGCGCGTTCCGGCCATGGATGTCGCGGCTGGTCAATCTGCTCCGCGGCGGCCCGATCGACGTGCAATATCAGGGCGCCTCGTTCCGGTTCTATCACCAGGGCAGCGCGACCGAACGCGGCGCGTTGTTCAACCCCGACTACAATCTCGACGAGCTCGACTTCCTCCGCCAGCACACGCAAGCCGGCGGCACGTTCGTCGATGTCGGCGCCAATGTCGGCACCTTCGCGCTGGTGATGGCGCGGCAGGTCGGCACCAACGGCAAGGTGGTCGCGATCGAGCCGCATCCGCTGACGTTTGGACGGCTCTCGTTCAATCACGCCGCATCGAAGGCGACGCAGGTGCGCCTGGTACAGGCCGCCGCGGGCGATCGCGACGGCGAGCTGATGATCGAGAGCGGCGGCGGCAATCTCGGCGCCACGCACGTCGTCACCGGCCCGGCCAGCACTGATGCGATCAAGGTGCCGTCGCTGCGGCTCACGCGCATTCTGGACGAGGCCGGCGTCACACAGGTCGATTCGCTCAAGATCGACGTCGAGGGTTTTGAGGACCGCGTGCTGATCGGCTTCTTCCGCGACGCGCCGCAGGCGCTGTGGCCCCGCGCGGTCGTGATCGAGCATCTGTCACAAAACGAGTGGCAACAGGATTGTATCGCCGACATGGTCGCGCGCGGCTTTACGATCGCGCGCAAGACACGAAGCAATACGTTCCTGTCACGCTGA
- the argG gene encoding argininosuccinate synthase yields MTTILKSLPKGEKVGIAFSGGLDTSAALLWMKQKGARCYAYTANLGQPDEADYNEIPRKAEAFGAEKAVLVDCRTQLVHEGIAAIQSGAFHISTGGITYFNTTPLGRAVTGTMLVAAMKEDGVNIWGDGSTFKGNDIERFYRYGLLTNPSLRIYKPWLDQQFIDELGGRAEMSAFMTAQGFAYKMSAEKAYSTDSNLLGATHEAKDLESLDSGIKIVNPIMGVPFWRDDCNVKAEKVVVRFEEGQPVALNGKTFSDPVALFLEANAIGGRHGLGMSDQIENRIIEAKSRGIYEAPGMALLHIAYERLVTGIHNEDTIEQYRISGMRLGRLLYQGRWFDSQALMLRETAQRWVARAVTGEVTLELRRGNDYSILNTESPNLTYAPERLSMEKVEDAAFTPADRIGQLTMRNLDIADTRTKLGLYAKTGLLSGSEGSQIFKLENDKE; encoded by the coding sequence ATGACCACGATCCTGAAAAGCCTGCCCAAGGGTGAGAAAGTCGGCATCGCGTTTTCGGGCGGTCTCGACACCAGTGCGGCGCTGCTCTGGATGAAGCAGAAGGGCGCGCGCTGCTACGCCTATACCGCCAATCTCGGCCAGCCCGACGAAGCCGATTACAACGAGATCCCGCGCAAGGCCGAAGCGTTCGGCGCTGAAAAGGCCGTGCTGGTCGATTGCCGCACCCAGCTCGTCCACGAGGGCATCGCCGCGATCCAGTCGGGCGCCTTCCACATCTCGACCGGCGGCATCACCTATTTCAACACCACGCCGCTCGGGCGCGCCGTCACCGGCACGATGCTGGTCGCGGCGATGAAGGAAGACGGCGTCAACATCTGGGGCGACGGCTCGACCTTCAAGGGCAACGACATCGAGCGCTTCTACCGCTACGGCCTGCTGACCAACCCGTCCTTGCGCATCTACAAGCCCTGGCTCGACCAGCAGTTCATCGACGAGCTCGGCGGCCGCGCCGAGATGTCGGCGTTCATGACGGCGCAGGGTTTTGCCTACAAGATGAGCGCCGAGAAGGCGTATTCGACCGACAGCAATCTGCTCGGCGCCACCCATGAGGCAAAAGACCTCGAAAGCCTCGACAGCGGCATCAAGATCGTCAACCCGATCATGGGCGTGCCGTTCTGGCGTGACGACTGCAACGTCAAAGCCGAGAAGGTCGTGGTGCGTTTCGAGGAGGGCCAGCCCGTCGCTCTGAACGGCAAGACCTTCTCTGATCCCGTCGCGCTGTTCCTCGAAGCCAATGCGATCGGCGGCCGTCACGGCCTCGGCATGAGCGACCAGATCGAGAACCGCATCATCGAGGCGAAGAGCCGCGGCATCTACGAAGCGCCCGGCATGGCGCTGCTGCACATCGCCTATGAGCGGCTCGTCACCGGCATCCACAACGAGGATACGATCGAGCAGTACCGCATCAGCGGCATGCGCTTGGGACGCCTGCTCTATCAGGGCCGCTGGTTCGACTCGCAGGCGCTGATGCTGCGCGAGACCGCGCAGCGCTGGGTCGCGCGCGCCGTCACCGGCGAGGTCACCCTCGAGCTGCGTCGCGGCAACGACTATTCGATCCTCAACACCGAGAGCCCGAACCTCACCTATGCGCCGGAGCGGCTCAGCATGGAGAAGGTCGAAGACGCCGCCTTCACGCCGGCCGACCGCATCGGCCAGCTCACCATGCGCAATCTCGACATCGCCGACACGCGGACCAAGCTCGGTCTCTATGCGAAGACCGGCCTGCTCTCGGGCAGTGAAGGCTCGCAGATCTTCAAGCTCGAGAACGACAAGGAGTAG
- a CDS encoding SDR family oxidoreductase, which translates to MFETGLLKGKRILVTGGGSGLGAAMGRRFLALGAELVICGRKLDRLEATASEMRQETGGKVTTIACDVRDGAAVDNMMDAIWREAPLDILVNNAAATFIAQSEHLSFRAADAILAPTLHGAMYCTLAAGKRWIDGRHNGVVLSILSTSTITGRAFTVPSAMAKSAVLAMTKSLAVEWGPKGIRTIAIAPGPFPTAGASGQLRPEGRDEGWTSRNPLGRTGEHSELADLASFLVSDRAGYINGEMVVIDGGAHLRSSGAEDLLRWTDAQWAEQRAARSKG; encoded by the coding sequence ATGTTTGAAACAGGTCTGCTCAAGGGCAAGCGCATCCTCGTCACCGGTGGCGGCTCCGGCCTCGGTGCCGCGATGGGCCGTCGCTTTCTCGCGCTCGGCGCCGAGCTCGTGATCTGCGGCCGCAAGCTCGACCGGCTCGAAGCAACGGCGAGCGAGATGCGCCAAGAGACCGGCGGCAAGGTCACGACAATCGCGTGCGATGTGCGCGATGGTGCCGCCGTCGACAACATGATGGATGCGATCTGGCGCGAGGCGCCGCTCGACATCCTCGTCAACAATGCTGCCGCGACCTTCATCGCGCAGAGCGAGCATCTGTCGTTCCGCGCGGCGGACGCGATCCTGGCGCCGACGCTGCATGGTGCGATGTACTGCACGCTCGCCGCCGGCAAGCGCTGGATCGACGGCAGGCACAATGGCGTCGTGCTGTCGATCCTCTCGACCTCGACCATCACCGGCCGCGCCTTCACGGTTCCCTCGGCGATGGCGAAGTCGGCGGTGCTGGCGATGACCAAGAGCCTTGCGGTCGAGTGGGGCCCGAAGGGCATCCGCACCATCGCGATTGCACCCGGACCGTTCCCGACCGCCGGCGCATCGGGCCAGCTCCGCCCCGAGGGCCGCGACGAGGGTTGGACCTCGCGCAATCCGCTGGGCCGTACCGGCGAGCACAGCGAACTCGCCGATCTCGCCAGCTTCCTGGTCTCGGACCGCGCCGGCTACATCAACGGCGAGATGGTGGTGATCGACGGTGGCGCGCATTTGCGCAGTTCCGGCGCCGAGGATTTGTTGCGCTGGACCGATGCGCAATGGGCCGAGCAACGCGCCGCGCGATCCAAGGGCTGA
- a CDS encoding VOC family protein, with product MIDHLGLSVSDYEAAKAFYSKALAPLDYSLIIEVTEAQTGHAAAAGFGAGGKPDFWIGGEGAMNKPVHVAILAKDRATVDAFYKAAMAAGGRDNGPPGLRPHYHANYYGAFVLDPDGHNIEAVCHAPE from the coding sequence ATGATCGATCACCTGGGCCTCTCCGTCTCCGACTATGAGGCCGCGAAAGCGTTCTACAGCAAGGCACTGGCTCCGCTCGACTACAGCCTGATCATAGAGGTGACGGAGGCGCAGACCGGTCACGCCGCGGCAGCCGGATTCGGCGCCGGCGGCAAGCCCGACTTCTGGATCGGCGGCGAAGGCGCGATGAACAAGCCGGTGCATGTCGCAATCCTCGCGAAGGACCGCGCCACCGTCGATGCGTTCTACAAGGCTGCGATGGCCGCCGGTGGTCGCGATAACGGGCCGCCCGGCCTCCGCCCGCATTATCACGCGAACTATTACGGCGCCTTCGTGCTGGACCCCGACGGCCACAACATTGAGGCGGTCTGTCACGCACCGGAATAG
- a CDS encoding phosphatase PAP2 family protein, giving the protein MNRTGLFIALALWLVIGVVFGLYPELDLKLAALFFDPETKTFPLKLNEWAGIARDAAMWVSWAFVLPPLVALVVKMIRPDRPLMVSGRAIVFLLVTIILSAGILTNLTFKTYWGRPRPVVVTEFAGDQQFVAWWDPRGDCARNCSFFSGEGATAFWTLAPAALAPPAWRPLAYAGAVVFGAATSGLRMAFGGHFFTDVATAGLVAFVVIWFGYALIYRWPRTRFSDEAVDAALTRLNMPAYRLRKRLFGGKTGPAPSI; this is encoded by the coding sequence ATGAACCGTACCGGACTCTTCATCGCCCTGGCGCTGTGGCTCGTGATCGGCGTCGTTTTCGGCCTCTATCCCGAGCTCGATCTCAAGCTCGCCGCGCTGTTCTTCGACCCCGAGACAAAAACCTTTCCGCTCAAGCTGAACGAATGGGCCGGGATTGCGCGCGACGCTGCGATGTGGGTGTCCTGGGCGTTCGTGCTGCCTCCGCTGGTCGCACTCGTGGTCAAGATGATCCGGCCCGATCGTCCCTTGATGGTGTCGGGGCGCGCGATCGTGTTCCTGCTCGTCACGATCATCCTGTCGGCCGGCATCCTCACCAATCTCACCTTCAAGACCTATTGGGGCCGGCCGCGGCCGGTGGTGGTGACCGAATTTGCCGGCGATCAGCAGTTCGTGGCGTGGTGGGATCCGCGCGGCGATTGCGCGCGCAACTGCTCGTTCTTCTCGGGCGAAGGCGCGACGGCGTTCTGGACGCTGGCGCCCGCCGCGCTCGCGCCGCCCGCATGGCGGCCGCTCGCTTATGCCGGCGCAGTGGTGTTCGGCGCCGCGACCAGCGGGCTCCGCATGGCCTTCGGCGGACATTTCTTCACCGATGTCGCGACCGCCGGCCTCGTCGCCTTCGTCGTGATCTGGTTCGGCTACGCACTGATCTACCGCTGGCCGCGGACCCGGTTTTCGGACGAGGCGGTCGATGCCGCCCTGACCCGGCTGAACATGCCCGCCTACCGCCTCCGCAAGCGCCTGTTCGGCGGCAAGACCGGCCCCGCACCGTCGATTTGA
- a CDS encoding invasion associated locus B family protein, with the protein MWRVLILALMTGVMACGITDSARAQTAQPAPPAPKAAAKPAAPAAAKTAAKPESKPAAPAAAVAGGAEPTLIGQFGTWGAYSATPNGKKVCFALAKPSSSKTNPPNRPRDPAYAFVSTRPAEKVNNEVSVMIGYALKPGSESSVEVGGAAFAMYTQGDGLWIKNAAEEERMVEAMRKSADLVVKGVSAKGTETTDTFSLKGLAQALDRISQDCRR; encoded by the coding sequence ATGTGGCGGGTGCTGATTTTAGCTTTGATGACTGGCGTGATGGCCTGTGGAATCACCGATTCCGCGCGGGCGCAGACGGCGCAGCCCGCGCCACCGGCGCCGAAGGCTGCGGCTAAGCCGGCAGCCCCTGCCGCCGCAAAAACCGCTGCCAAGCCCGAGAGCAAACCGGCTGCCCCTGCCGCGGCGGTTGCGGGCGGCGCCGAGCCGACCCTGATCGGCCAGTTCGGCACCTGGGGCGCCTATTCGGCGACGCCCAACGGCAAGAAGGTCTGTTTTGCGCTGGCCAAGCCTTCGTCGTCGAAGACCAATCCGCCGAACCGGCCACGCGATCCCGCCTATGCCTTCGTCTCGACCCGCCCGGCCGAGAAGGTGAACAACGAAGTCTCGGTCATGATCGGCTATGCGTTGAAGCCGGGCTCGGAATCCTCGGTCGAGGTCGGGGGCGCCGCGTTCGCGATGTACACGCAGGGCGACGGCCTCTGGATCAAGAATGCAGCCGAGGAGGAGCGGATGGTCGAGGCCATGCGCAAATCCGCCGATCTCGTGGTCAAGGGCGTCTCGGCCAAGGGGACGGAGACGACCGACACGTTCTCGCTGAAGGGGCTCGCCCAGGCGCTGGACCGGATCTCGCAGGATTGCCGGCGTTAA